The following proteins come from a genomic window of Pseudomonas sp. WJP1:
- the tsaD gene encoding tRNA (adenosine(37)-N6)-threonylcarbamoyltransferase complex transferase subunit TsaD, with the protein MLVLGLETSCDETGVALYDSERGLLADALFSQIDLHRAYGGVVPELASRDHVKRMLPLIRQVLAEADCVPTEIDAIAYTAGPGLVGALLVGASCAQALAFAWGIPALGVHHMEGHLLAPMLEPQPPEFPFVALLVSGGHTQLVQVDGIGQYTLLGETLDDAAGEAFDKTAKMMGLNYPGGPEIARLAEQGVAGRFVFPRPMCDRPGLDFSFSGLKTFALNTWQQCVSAGDDGEQARCDISLAFQQAVVETLTIKCKRALKAAGMKRLVIAGGVSANKALRTSLEKMLGDMRGDVFYARPQFCTDNGAMIAFAGCQRLQAGQQESLAISVQARWPMEQLSPL; encoded by the coding sequence ATGCTAGTACTGGGATTAGAAACTTCTTGCGACGAAACCGGTGTCGCACTTTACGACAGTGAGCGCGGCCTGCTGGCCGACGCGCTGTTCAGCCAGATCGACCTGCATCGTGCGTATGGTGGCGTAGTGCCGGAGCTGGCCTCGCGTGATCACGTCAAGCGCATGCTGCCCTTGATTCGTCAGGTGTTGGCCGAAGCCGACTGCGTGCCAACCGAGATCGACGCCATCGCTTATACCGCGGGTCCTGGCCTGGTCGGGGCGTTGCTGGTCGGTGCTTCCTGTGCTCAGGCACTGGCCTTTGCCTGGGGCATTCCGGCGCTGGGCGTGCACCACATGGAAGGTCACCTGCTGGCGCCGATGCTGGAGCCGCAACCGCCGGAATTCCCGTTCGTCGCTTTGTTGGTATCGGGCGGCCATACGCAGTTGGTTCAGGTCGACGGAATCGGTCAGTACACGCTTTTAGGCGAGACCCTGGACGATGCTGCGGGCGAAGCCTTCGACAAGACGGCGAAGATGATGGGGCTCAATTATCCGGGCGGACCGGAAATCGCCCGCCTGGCAGAGCAGGGTGTTGCAGGGCGTTTCGTCTTCCCGCGTCCGATGTGCGACCGTCCTGGCCTGGACTTCAGCTTCAGCGGCTTGAAAACCTTCGCCCTGAACACCTGGCAGCAGTGTGTGAGCGCCGGGGACGACGGTGAGCAAGCCCGTTGCGACATCTCGCTGGCGTTCCAGCAGGCCGTGGTGGAGACTTTGACCATCAAGTGCAAGCGCGCCCTGAAAGCGGCTGGCATGAAGCGCCTGGTGATTGCTGGGGGTGTCAGTGCCAACAAGGCGTTGCGCACTTCCCTGGAAAAAATGCTCGGCGACATGAGGGGCGATGTTTTTTATGCCCGTCCGCAGTTCTGCACCGATAATGGCGCCATGATTGCGTTTGCCGGCTGCCAGCGGCTGCAGGCCGGCCAGCAGGAAAGCCTGGCGATCAGTGTGCAGGCGCGGTGGCCGATGGAGCAGTTGTCGCCCTTGTGA
- the rpsU gene encoding 30S ribosomal protein S21, with the protein MPAVKVKENEPFDVALRRFKRSCEKAGVLAEVRSREFYEKPTSERKRKAAAAVKRHAKKVQREQRRAVRLY; encoded by the coding sequence ATGCCAGCCGTCAAAGTAAAAGAGAACGAACCCTTCGACGTAGCTCTGCGTCGTTTCAAGCGCTCCTGCGAAAAAGCCGGTGTACTGGCTGAAGTTCGTAGCCGCGAATTTTACGAGAAGCCAACTTCTGAGCGTAAGCGTAAAGCAGCAGCCGCTGTTAAGCGTCACGCCAAGAAAGTTCAGCGCGAACAGCGCCGCGCCGTTCGTCTGTACTAA
- the dnaG gene encoding DNA primase, whose amino-acid sequence MAGLIPQSFIDDLLNRTDIVDVVSSRLQLKKAGKNHTACCPFHKEKTPSFSVSPDKQFYYCFGCGAGGNALGFIMDHDNLDFPQAVEELAKAAGMEIPREESGRPHKPRQPTDSPLYPLLTAAADFYRQALKSHPSRKAAVDYLKGRGLTGEIARDFGLGFAPPGWDNLFKHLSSDTLQQKAMIDAGLLIENAETGKRYDRFRDRVMFPIRDSRGRIIAFGGRVLGDDKPKYLNSPETPVFHKGQELYGLYEARKNNRNLDEIIVVEGYMDVIALAQQGLRNAVATLGTATSEEHMKRLFRVVPSVLFCFDGDQAGRNAAWRALEATLSSLQDGRRARFLFLPEGEDPDTLVRSEGTDAFRARINQHAQPLADYFFQQLTEEADPRSLEGKAHMATLAAPLIDKVPGANLRILMRQRLSEITGLSGEAVSQLVQSAPQEAPPAYDPGFDYDAMPDYSDYHQPQSQEMYVPQQEWTPKKPGAGGKKWDKKPWDKNGKRGGDRDQPRAPRVPAAVEPPTLAALRTLLHHPQLAEKVEDAGHFAAEDHTNTQLLVALLEAVQKNPKLNSFQLIARWHGTEQGRLLKALAEKEWLIDGDNLEQQFFDTITSLSARQRERNLEQLLRKARQSELSTEEKNQLRDLLSRNVSASNPTSTGA is encoded by the coding sequence ATGGCCGGGCTAATTCCCCAGAGCTTCATTGACGACCTTCTGAACCGCACCGACATCGTCGACGTGGTCAGCTCGCGCCTGCAACTGAAAAAGGCCGGCAAGAACCACACTGCCTGCTGCCCGTTCCACAAAGAGAAGACCCCCTCTTTCAGCGTGAGCCCCGACAAGCAGTTCTATTACTGCTTTGGCTGCGGCGCTGGCGGTAATGCCCTGGGTTTCATCATGGACCACGACAACCTGGACTTTCCCCAGGCTGTCGAGGAACTGGCCAAAGCCGCCGGGATGGAAATCCCCCGCGAAGAAAGCGGGCGCCCGCACAAGCCGCGCCAGCCAACCGATTCGCCGCTGTACCCGCTGCTCACCGCCGCCGCCGACTTCTATCGTCAAGCCCTGAAAAGCCATCCGTCGCGTAAAGCCGCCGTGGACTACCTCAAAGGGCGCGGGCTGACCGGTGAAATCGCCCGGGACTTCGGCCTCGGCTTTGCGCCACCCGGCTGGGACAACCTGTTCAAGCACTTGAGCAGCGATACCCTGCAGCAAAAAGCCATGATCGATGCCGGCCTGCTGATCGAGAACGCCGAAACCGGCAAACGCTACGACCGTTTTCGTGATCGCGTGATGTTCCCGATCCGCGACAGTCGCGGGCGCATCATCGCTTTTGGTGGCCGGGTGCTGGGCGACGACAAGCCCAAGTACCTCAACTCACCGGAAACCCCGGTCTTTCATAAAGGCCAGGAACTATACGGCCTGTACGAAGCACGCAAGAACAACCGCAACCTCGACGAAATCATCGTCGTCGAGGGCTACATGGACGTCATCGCCCTCGCCCAGCAAGGCTTGCGCAATGCCGTCGCAACCCTGGGCACCGCCACCAGCGAAGAGCACATGAAACGGCTGTTTCGCGTCGTGCCCAGCGTGCTGTTCTGCTTCGATGGCGACCAGGCCGGCCGCAACGCTGCCTGGCGAGCCCTGGAAGCCACGCTGTCGAGCCTGCAGGATGGCCGTCGCGCCCGATTCCTGTTCCTGCCCGAAGGCGAAGACCCGGACACCCTGGTCCGCTCCGAAGGCACCGACGCCTTCCGCGCGCGCATCAACCAGCATGCGCAACCATTAGCCGATTATTTTTTCCAGCAACTGACGGAAGAAGCCGACCCGCGCTCACTCGAAGGCAAGGCCCACATGGCCACCTTGGCAGCACCGTTGATCGACAAAGTTCCGGGAGCCAACCTGCGCATCCTGATGCGCCAGCGCCTAAGCGAAATCACCGGCCTGAGCGGGGAAGCCGTCAGCCAGTTGGTGCAGAGCGCCCCGCAAGAAGCGCCGCCGGCCTACGATCCCGGCTTCGATTACGACGCGATGCCCGATTACAGCGACTATCATCAGCCGCAATCGCAGGAAATGTACGTACCGCAGCAGGAATGGACGCCGAAGAAGCCCGGCGCGGGCGGCAAGAAGTGGGACAAGAAGCCTTGGGACAAGAACGGCAAACGTGGCGGTGATCGCGACCAACCCCGTGCGCCCAGGGTGCCGGCGGCCGTTGAGCCTCCGACGCTCGCCGCATTGCGCACACTGCTCCACCACCCGCAACTGGCTGAGAAAGTCGAGGATGCCGGGCACTTTGCCGCCGAGGACCACACCAACACGCAACTGCTGGTGGCGCTGCTCGAAGCCGTACAGAAGAATCCCAAGCTAAACTCATTTCAGTTGATTGCGCGCTGGCACGGCACGGAGCAAGGACGCTTGCTCAAGGCGCTGGCAGAAAAGGAATGGCTGATTGACGGAGATAACCTTGAACAACAGTTTTTCGACACCATTACTAGCTTGTCAGCCCGCCAACGCGAGCGAAACCTGGAACAACTGCTCAGGAAAGCCCGTCAAAGCGAGCTGAGCACAGAAGAGAAAAATCAACTGCGCGACCTACTAAGTCGCAATGTTTCCGCATCAAACCCGACCTCAACTGGCGCGTGA
- the rpoD gene encoding RNA polymerase sigma factor RpoD — translation MSGKAQQQSRIIELIKLGREQGYLTYAEVNDHLPEDISDPEQVEDIIRMINDMGINVFEVAPDKDSLMLADADTDEAAAEEAAAALAAVETDIGRTTDPVRMYMREMGTVELLTREGEIEIAKRIEEGIREVMSAIAHFPGTVDHILSEYTRVTTEGGRLSDVLSGYIDPDDGIAPPAAEVPPPIDTKTAKADDDSDDDDAEASDDEEEAESGPDPIIAAQRFGAVADQMEITRKALKKHGRHNKLAIAELLALADLFMPIKLVPKQFEGLVERVRSALDRLRQQERAIMQLCVRDARMPRADFLRQFPGNEVDESWSDALAKGKSKYAEAIGRVQPDIIRCQQKLTALETETGLTIAEIKDINRRMSIGEAKARRAKKEMVEANLRLVISIAKKYTNRGLQFLDLIQEGNIGLMKAVDKFEYRRGYKFSTYATWWIRQAITRSIADQARTIRIPVHMIETINKLNRISRQMLQEMGREPTPEELGERMEMPEDKIRKVLKIAKEPISMETPIGDDEDSHLGDFIEDSTMQSPIDVATVESLKEATREVLSGLTAREAKVLRMRFGIDMNTDHTLEEVGKQFDVTRERIRQIEAKALRKLRHPTRSEHLRSFLDE, via the coding sequence ATGTCCGGAAAAGCGCAACAGCAGTCTCGTATTATTGAGTTGATCAAACTGGGTCGTGAGCAGGGCTACCTGACTTACGCGGAGGTCAACGACCACCTGCCGGAGGATATTTCAGATCCGGAACAGGTGGAAGACATCATCCGCATGATCAACGACATGGGGATCAACGTATTCGAGGTTGCGCCAGATAAGGATTCCCTTATGCTGGCCGACGCCGATACCGACGAAGCCGCGGCCGAAGAGGCAGCTGCTGCGTTGGCAGCGGTCGAGACCGACATTGGTCGCACAACCGACCCGGTGCGCATGTACATGCGTGAAATGGGTACGGTCGAGCTCCTCACGCGTGAAGGCGAAATCGAAATCGCCAAGCGTATTGAAGAGGGCATCCGTGAAGTGATGAGCGCAATCGCGCACTTCCCTGGCACGGTTGATCATATTCTCTCCGAATACACTCGCGTCACCACCGAAGGTGGCCGCCTGTCCGACGTCCTGAGCGGTTATATCGACCCGGACGACGGTATTGCGCCGCCTGCAGCGGAGGTGCCACCGCCGATCGACACCAAGACCGCGAAAGCGGATGACGATTCCGACGACGATGACGCCGAAGCTTCCGATGACGAAGAAGAAGCCGAAAGCGGTCCGGATCCGATCATCGCCGCCCAGCGCTTTGGTGCTGTCGCCGATCAGATGGAAATCACCCGCAAGGCGCTGAAAAAGCACGGTCGCCACAACAAGCTGGCGATTGCCGAGCTGTTGGCCCTTGCCGACCTGTTCATGCCGATCAAACTGGTTCCGAAGCAATTCGAAGGCCTGGTCGAGCGTGTGCGCAGCGCCCTGGATCGTCTGCGTCAGCAAGAGCGTGCAATCATGCAGCTCTGCGTTCGTGATGCACGCATGCCGCGTGCTGACTTCCTGCGCCAGTTCCCGGGCAACGAAGTCGACGAAAGCTGGAGCGATGCACTGGCCAAAGGCAAAAGCAAATACGCTGAAGCCATCGGTCGCGTGCAGCCGGACATCATTCGCTGCCAGCAGAAGCTGACCGCGCTGGAAACCGAAACCGGTTTGACGATCGCCGAGATCAAGGACATCAACCGTCGCATGTCGATCGGTGAGGCCAAGGCCCGCCGCGCGAAGAAAGAGATGGTCGAAGCGAACTTGCGTCTGGTGATCTCCATCGCCAAGAAGTACACCAACCGTGGCCTGCAATTCCTCGACCTGATCCAGGAAGGCAACATCGGTCTGATGAAGGCGGTAGACAAGTTCGAATACCGTCGCGGCTACAAATTCTCGACTTATGCCACCTGGTGGATCCGTCAGGCGATCACTCGCTCGATCGCCGACCAGGCCCGCACCATCCGTATTCCGGTGCACATGATCGAGACGATCAACAAGCTCAACCGTATTTCCCGTCAGATGTTGCAGGAAATGGGTCGCGAACCGACCCCGGAAGAGCTGGGCGAACGCATGGAAATGCCTGAGGACAAGATCCGCAAGGTATTGAAGATCGCTAAAGAGCCGATCTCCATGGAAACCCCGATCGGTGATGACGAAGACTCCCATCTGGGCGACTTCATCGAAGACTCGACCATGCAGTCGCCAATCGATGTCGCGACCGTTGAGAGCCTTAAGGAAGCGACGCGCGAAGTGCTGTCCGGCCTCACTGCCCGTGAAGCCAAGGTACTGCGCATGCGCTTCGGTATCGACATGAATACCGACCACACCCTTGAGGAGGTTGGTAAGCAATTCGACGTGACCCGTGAACGGATTCGTCAGATCGAAGCCAAGGCGCTGCGCAAGCTGCGCCACCCGACGAGAAGCGAGCACCTGCGCTCCTTCCTCGACGAGTGA
- a CDS encoding bifunctional diguanylate cyclase/phosphodiesterase, protein MPRLPTVFFLLSLMTWTATAGALTLTDEERSWLAAHPDLRLGVDASWPPFEFRDDQGRYQGLAADYIDRIRQRLAIKLTPIEPVSWTVVLDQAKQGKLDLLPGIMSTPERQAYLSFTRPYLDFPIVILAHVGGAQPRKLKDLYGLKIAVVENYAPHELLRTHNPDLNLVAMPNVSSALQALATDEVDAVVGDLASSVWSLRQLKLDGLYVSGETPYRYQLAMGVPRDNKILVGILDKVLADMTPAEISSIQEHWVGNVLDHRTFWSDLLIYGLPGLLLLIAVLAAVIRVNRRLSSEIARRVDLEQELRSSEYHYRGLVESLSAIAWEARMSDFTYSYVSPHAEDLLGYPLSHWLIPGFWRNIIHPADLTRAQSFCDHEVLAGRDHSLDYRVITADGRCLWVRDIVSLIEHGHEPVMRGLMIDISETKRTEEALRLSEQKFASVFQQCPDILVIARLSDGCLLEVNEAFEEQIGLRAEDVIGQTATELNIWGIPGVGPGLLQRLQAGSIRNLEMPFRRSNGQVFTGLISAEPFDLDTTPALVVVVRDITQLKETQQQLQTSEEKFAKAFHASPDGLLLSRQSDGLLLEVNEGFSRITGFNSAMSVDRSALDLGIWVNLNERKKMLDLLHRDGFVRDFSCHIRRSDGQIRLCEVSSRPLPIGDDDCMLTIARDITERHLMQEKLQQAATVFESTAEGVLITDTQQHISAVNRAFTEITGYSESEALGHTPRLLASGLHDSAFYAAMWHQLTDEGHWQGEISNRRKNGELYPSWLTISAVRNRDNFITHFVAVFADISSLKHAQAKLDYQAHHDPLTGLPNRTLFESRLLNALNHQKENGGQGAVLFLDLDRFKHINDSLGHPVGDLLLKGIAVRLKDQLRDIDTVARLGGDEFIILLPGLQQASDADNIATKLLNCFTAPFQAGEHEFFISSSIGTSLYPKDGCDVATLIKNADAAMYRSKAKGRNRVESYTCDLTAQASERVALEHELRRAIERNELHLCYQPKISLDDYRLVGAEALIRWRHPTFGDVPPEHFISLAEENGMILQIGDWVLETACRQMFEWNQMYEGLGPLSVNLAGAQLRQPNLLGRIEQLLKENRLQPGFLQLEITENFIMSQAEEALAVLHQLKHLGVQLAIDDFGTGYSSLSYLKRLPLDILKIDQSFVRGLPDDPHDAAIVRAIIALGRSMQFTVIAEGVETQAQQQFLAAEGCEQIQGYIVSLPLPPDEFAATFLRTTVMDFSDSTAAKPSL, encoded by the coding sequence ATGCCCAGACTGCCGACCGTGTTTTTTTTGCTGTCGCTAATGACCTGGACCGCAACGGCTGGCGCGCTGACTCTAACCGACGAAGAACGTAGCTGGCTTGCGGCCCACCCGGACCTGCGCCTGGGTGTCGATGCATCCTGGCCACCTTTTGAGTTTCGCGACGACCAGGGGCGTTACCAGGGCCTTGCGGCAGACTATATCGACCGTATTCGCCAGCGACTGGCCATCAAGCTCACGCCTATCGAGCCCGTGAGCTGGACGGTTGTCCTGGACCAGGCCAAACAAGGCAAGCTGGACCTTTTGCCGGGCATCATGTCGACCCCGGAACGCCAGGCCTACCTGTCATTCACCCGTCCCTACCTGGACTTCCCGATCGTCATCCTGGCGCACGTCGGAGGCGCCCAGCCGCGCAAACTCAAAGACCTGTACGGGCTGAAAATCGCCGTCGTGGAAAACTACGCACCTCACGAACTGCTGCGCACCCACAATCCCGATTTGAACCTGGTGGCGATGCCCAACGTCAGCTCGGCCCTGCAGGCGCTGGCCACCGACGAAGTAGACGCCGTGGTAGGCGATCTCGCCTCCAGTGTCTGGAGTTTGCGCCAGCTGAAGCTCGACGGGCTGTATGTCAGCGGCGAAACCCCCTACCGCTATCAACTGGCCATGGGCGTACCACGGGACAACAAAATACTGGTCGGCATCCTGGATAAAGTACTGGCCGACATGACACCCGCTGAAATCAGCTCGATCCAGGAGCATTGGGTCGGCAACGTACTCGATCATCGAACGTTCTGGTCCGATCTGCTGATCTACGGCTTGCCTGGGCTGCTGTTGCTGATCGCCGTGCTGGCGGCCGTGATCCGCGTCAACCGCCGCTTGAGCTCGGAAATTGCCCGCAGGGTCGACCTGGAGCAGGAACTGCGCAGCAGCGAGTACCACTACCGCGGGCTGGTGGAGAGCCTGTCGGCCATCGCCTGGGAAGCGCGCATGAGCGACTTCACCTACAGCTATGTGTCGCCCCACGCCGAAGACCTGCTCGGTTACCCCCTGTCCCATTGGCTGATCCCGGGCTTCTGGCGCAATATCATTCACCCCGCCGACCTCACCCGCGCGCAGAGCTTCTGCGACCACGAAGTGTTGGCCGGGCGAGACCACAGCCTGGATTACCGTGTCATCACCGCTGACGGGCGCTGCCTGTGGGTCCGTGACATCGTCAGCCTGATCGAACACGGTCATGAGCCGGTGATGCGCGGCTTGATGATCGACATCAGCGAAACCAAACGCACCGAAGAAGCACTGCGCCTGTCCGAACAGAAGTTTGCCTCGGTGTTCCAGCAGTGCCCGGACATCCTGGTGATCGCACGTCTGAGCGACGGCTGCCTGCTGGAGGTCAACGAGGCGTTCGAAGAACAGATTGGCCTCCGGGCCGAAGACGTCATCGGCCAGACCGCCACCGAACTCAACATCTGGGGCATCCCGGGTGTCGGGCCTGGGCTGCTACAGCGCTTGCAGGCCGGCAGCATCCGCAACCTGGAGATGCCCTTTCGCCGCAGCAATGGCCAGGTGTTCACCGGCCTGATCTCGGCCGAGCCCTTCGACCTCGATACGACCCCGGCGCTGGTGGTCGTGGTGCGGGACATCACCCAACTCAAGGAAACCCAACAACAGCTGCAAACCTCCGAAGAAAAGTTCGCCAAGGCCTTCCACGCCTCCCCCGACGGCTTGCTGCTGTCGCGCCAGAGCGATGGCCTGCTGCTGGAGGTCAACGAGGGGTTCAGCCGCATCACTGGTTTCAACAGCGCGATGTCGGTGGATCGCTCGGCCCTGGACCTGGGAATCTGGGTCAACCTCAACGAACGCAAAAAAATGCTCGACCTGTTGCACCGGGACGGTTTCGTCCGCGATTTCAGCTGCCATATCCGCCGCAGCGATGGGCAGATCCGCCTCTGCGAGGTCTCCAGCCGTCCGCTGCCGATCGGTGACGACGACTGCATGCTGACCATCGCCCGGGACATCACCGAGCGCCACCTGATGCAGGAAAAACTGCAACAGGCCGCAACGGTATTCGAGAGCACGGCAGAAGGCGTGCTGATCACCGATACCCAGCAACACATCAGTGCGGTCAACCGCGCCTTCACCGAAATCACCGGCTACAGCGAAAGCGAAGCCCTGGGCCACACCCCGCGCCTGCTTGCCTCGGGCCTGCATGACAGTGCGTTCTACGCCGCCATGTGGCATCAACTGACCGACGAAGGTCATTGGCAAGGCGAGATTTCCAACCGACGCAAGAATGGCGAACTCTATCCGAGCTGGCTGACCATCAGCGCCGTGCGCAATCGCGACAACTTCATCACCCACTTCGTGGCCGTGTTCGCCGACATCTCCAGCCTCAAACACGCCCAGGCCAAACTCGACTACCAGGCTCACCACGATCCGCTGACCGGTCTGCCAAACCGCACGCTGTTCGAAAGCCGCCTGCTCAACGCGCTCAATCACCAGAAAGAAAACGGCGGCCAGGGTGCAGTGCTGTTCCTCGATCTGGACCGTTTCAAGCACATCAACGACAGTCTCGGTCACCCAGTCGGCGATCTATTGCTCAAGGGCATTGCCGTGCGCCTCAAGGACCAGTTGCGCGACATCGACACCGTCGCACGCCTGGGCGGCGACGAATTCATCATCCTGCTCCCCGGCCTGCAGCAAGCCAGCGACGCCGACAACATCGCCACCAAACTGCTCAATTGCTTTACAGCGCCGTTCCAGGCCGGCGAACATGAATTTTTCATCAGCTCCAGCATCGGCACCAGCCTCTATCCCAAGGATGGCTGCGACGTGGCCACGCTGATCAAGAACGCTGACGCGGCGATGTACCGTTCCAAGGCCAAAGGCCGCAACCGCGTCGAAAGCTACACCTGCGACCTCACTGCCCAAGCCAGCGAGCGCGTGGCGCTGGAGCACGAACTGCGACGCGCCATTGAGCGCAATGAACTGCACCTGTGCTACCAACCGAAGATCAGCCTCGACGACTATCGCCTGGTGGGAGCGGAAGCGCTGATTCGTTGGCGTCATCCGACCTTCGGCGACGTACCGCCCGAACACTTCATCTCCCTTGCCGAAGAAAACGGCATGATCCTGCAGATCGGCGACTGGGTACTCGAGACCGCCTGCCGGCAGATGTTTGAATGGAACCAGATGTACGAAGGCCTCGGTCCGCTGTCGGTCAATCTCGCCGGCGCCCAGCTGCGCCAACCGAATCTACTGGGGCGGATAGAGCAACTGCTCAAGGAAAACCGCCTCCAGCCCGGTTTCCTGCAACTGGAAATCACCGAAAACTTCATCATGAGCCAGGCCGAAGAAGCGCTCGCCGTCCTGCATCAACTCAAGCATCTGGGCGTGCAACTGGCAATCGACGACTTCGGGACCGGGTACTCCTCGCTGAGTTACCTCAAGCGCCTGCCGCTGGACATCCTCAAGATCGACCAGTCCTTCGTCCGTGGCCTGCCGGACGACCCCCACGACGCAGCCATCGTGCGCGCCATCATCGCGCTCGGCCGCAGCATGCAATTCACGGTTATCGCCGAGGGCGTCGAAACCCAGGCGCAGCAGCAATTCCTGGCCGCGGAAGGCTGTGAGCAGATCCAGGGCTACATCGTCAGCCTGCCCCTACCCCCCGACGAATTCGCCGCGACGTTTCTTCGTACAACAGTAATGGATTTTTCGGATAGCACAGCCGCGAAACCATCGCTATAA
- a CDS encoding helix-turn-helix domain-containing protein, with product MALQFFDSPFHVTHDEETASKMALKMELSIFITDCIKKLGLKQSEAAARLGVTQSRVSELANGKIEKFTIDAMMDMLDKLGFRTTFTLASNDGASPQIIIAQAQVR from the coding sequence ATGGCGCTTCAATTTTTCGATAGCCCGTTCCACGTCACACACGATGAAGAAACCGCCAGCAAGATGGCGTTAAAAATGGAGCTTTCCATTTTCATCACTGATTGCATCAAAAAACTGGGCCTCAAACAGAGCGAGGCCGCAGCCAGGCTAGGCGTGACTCAATCGCGCGTTTCCGAACTTGCCAATGGCAAGATCGAGAAATTCACCATCGACGCCATGATGGACATGCTGGATAAACTTGGCTTTCGCACCACCTTTACCTTGGCCTCCAACGATGGCGCATCACCTCAAATCATCATTGCTCAGGCACAGGTCCGCTAG
- a CDS encoding type II toxin-antitoxin system RelE/ParE family toxin, whose product MKKFAFVSAAATREYKDLPEWVQDEFGKDLMRVQYSGDPELSIKQLSSVGAGATELIINGSPAYRCVYIAKYADTVFVLHSFVKTTNGTDRHAMAIAQDRLKELKRELRELGYNV is encoded by the coding sequence ATGAAAAAATTTGCGTTTGTAAGTGCCGCAGCAACACGCGAGTACAAAGATCTGCCCGAGTGGGTTCAGGATGAATTTGGCAAAGATTTGATGCGTGTGCAGTACAGCGGGGATCCCGAGTTATCAATCAAGCAGTTGAGCTCTGTCGGCGCAGGGGCTACTGAGCTGATTATCAATGGAAGCCCAGCATACCGATGCGTCTACATTGCCAAGTATGCGGACACCGTTTTCGTCCTGCATTCGTTCGTCAAAACTACGAATGGAACCGATCGCCACGCGATGGCTATTGCGCAAGATCGATTGAAGGAGCTTAAGAGGGAGCTTCGAGAGCTTGGATACAACGTCTAG
- a CDS encoding peptidase M41 yields the protein MTKKLPPAVWDHAWEIAHHEMGHYVVARALGFATGSVSLTVTMDLRHHGGASISLVRPISSIDAMKQHLEARMMVLLAGSMAQTLPSKYSAGQRVDKSKATAILKGEQGAQQDYAKIRELQHLLRNILYPDTDPASSERITAELKTLTDRAWQRTQDIVEELSGIIAELAAVLVDGMVIVEQWGRAADTYEVTLMGQMLERMRVVQAIPSLHVLTNSCGDAVQHWK from the coding sequence ATGACGAAGAAATTGCCTCCTGCTGTATGGGATCACGCCTGGGAGATTGCCCATCACGAAATGGGCCACTACGTCGTGGCTCGTGCCCTGGGTTTTGCCACGGGTAGCGTGAGCCTGACAGTCACCATGGACTTGCGGCATCACGGCGGGGCATCCATCAGCCTGGTGCGGCCGATTTCGTCGATAGACGCCATGAAGCAACATCTGGAGGCCCGGATGATGGTCCTCCTGGCTGGCTCGATGGCGCAGACGCTGCCTTCGAAATATTCCGCCGGGCAGCGCGTCGACAAGTCGAAGGCGACAGCCATCCTCAAAGGCGAGCAGGGCGCGCAACAGGATTACGCAAAGATCAGGGAGCTGCAGCATCTGCTGCGCAATATCCTCTACCCCGACACCGATCCGGCTTCATCAGAGCGCATAACGGCTGAGCTTAAAACGCTGACGGATCGCGCATGGCAGCGAACTCAAGACATCGTGGAAGAACTGTCCGGGATCATTGCCGAATTGGCAGCGGTCCTGGTTGACGGAATGGTTATCGTGGAGCAATGGGGGCGGGCTGCCGATACGTATGAGGTTACGCTAATGGGGCAGATGCTTGAACGGATGAGGGTAGTGCAGGCCATACCGTCGTTGCATGTTTTGACTAACAGTTGCGGTGATGCCGTTCAGCACTGGAAGTAA